The following coding sequences are from one Sciurus carolinensis unplaced genomic scaffold, mSciCar1.2, whole genome shotgun sequence window:
- the LOC124975445 gene encoding LOW QUALITY PROTEIN: spindlin interactor and repressor of chromatin-binding protein-like (The sequence of the model RefSeq protein was modified relative to this genomic sequence to represent the inferred CDS: inserted 2 bases in 1 codon) has translation MALKVEGAALDCFEVTLKCEEGEDDDEAVVVAVIPLPEPMLRVTQQEKIPPPPPSLLEAGGDGCEEPKQQVSWEQEFLVGNSPGCSGRALCMVCGAEIRSPSAETARTHILEQHPHTLDLSPSEKSNILEAWIEGVALLQDVHAEQPSPPSSESSRDAKPDPNANADSAGMPAXIVVLLDSEDNASLPKRSRPRGLRPLELPARGQRWKEPPGEEPVRKKRGRPMTKNLDPDPDPPSRDSPTETFAAPAEVRHFTVGSFPPAFVLQLFSHTQLRATGSKDSPKEGKAAEGLLQPESPTP, from the exons ATGGCTCTGAAGGTCGAGGGCGCCGCGCTGGACTGCTTCGAGGTGACGCTCAAGTGCGAGGAAGGGGAGGATGACGATGAGGCCGTGGTGGTGGCGGTAATCCCGCTGCCGGAGCCGATGCTCAGAGTGACCCAACAGGAGAAGATCCCACCACCTCCGCCCAGCCTACTGGAGGCAGGAGGTGATGGCTGCGAGGAGCCCAAGCAGCAAGTGTCTTGGGAGCAGGAGTTCCTGGTGGGGAATAGCCCGGGATGCAGCGGGCGGGCCCTGTGCATGGTGTGTGGGGCCGAGATCCGCTCCCCATCAGCCGAGACAGCTCGAACGCACATCCTGGAACAGCATCCCCATACCCTGGACCTGAGCCCCTCTGAGAAGAGCAACATCCTGGAGGCCTGGATTGAAGGGGTGGCCCTTTTGCAAGATGTTCATGCTGAGCAACCATCCCCACCCAGCTCAGAATCAAGCCGGGATGCCAAACCAGACCCCAACGCCAATGCAGACTCTGCTGGGATGCCAGC GATTGTGGTCCTCCTGGACTCTGAGGACAACGCGTCCCTCCCGAAAAGGAGCCGGCCCAGGGGACTCCGCCCCCTCGAACTGCCTG CCCGTGGTCAGAGATGGAAGGAACCCCCTGGGGAAGAGCctgtcaggaagaagagaggcagACCTATGACCAAAAACTTGGACCCTGACCCAGACCCGCCATCCCGTGACTCACCCACAGAGACCTTTGCAGCACCAGCTGAAGTCCGACACTTCACCGTTGGCAGCTTTCCCCCTGCCTTCGTCCTCCAGCTCTTCTCCCATACCCAGCTCAGGGCCACCGGCAGTAAGGACTCGCCCAAGGAGGGCAAAGCAGCAGAAGGCCTTCTCCAGCCAGAAAGCCCCACTCCAG